The Streptomyces sp. NBC_00483 genome contains the following window.
TGCAGGATCTCGTCGCTGTAGGCGTTGCCGATGCCCGCGATGAGCGACTGGTCGCGCAGGGCGCCCTTGATCTGGCGCCGCTCGCCTTTCAGCAGTTCGGCAAAAGCCGCCTCGTCGAAGTCGTCCGCGAGCGGGTCGGGTCCGAGGCGGGCGATGCCGGGGACGTCCCCGGGGTCGCCGACCACGTACACGGCGAGCTTCTTCGTGGTCCCGGCCTCGGTGAGGTCGAAGCCCTCGCCGGTCTCCAGGGCGATGCGCAGCGCGAGCGGTCCTTTGCCGGGTTTCGGCGGCCCGTCGGGGAGGCGCTCCTTCCAGTGCAGCCAGCCCGCGCGAGCCAGATGCGTGACCAGGTGGGGGCCGTCCCCGGTGCTCACGTCCAGGAACTTGCCGTGCCGCGTCACGGCCGTGACGGTGCGGCCCTCCAGGGCGGTGGGCGGCGGGTCGTACGTCTTCAGGACGCTCACCGCGACCGGCAGGACGCGCACGATGTCGTGTCCGACCAGGTGCTCGGTGAGGAAGTCCTTGAGCGCTTCGACCTCGGGGAGCTCCGGCATGTCCGTCAGCCTCTCACTCGCGCGTGGGCACCACGAATTCGCACCAGACGCACTTGCCCCCGCCGCGCGCCTCCACGCCCCACACGTCGGCAAGCTGGTCGACGAGGAACAGGCCGCGCCCCGATACGCCGTCCTCGCCCGCCTCGCGGCGGCGCGGCAGGGCGCTGGAGGTGTCCTCCACGTCGACCCTGAGCCTTCGGTCGGCGCCGGTGAGGACGCGCAGGGTGACGATGGCGGGGCCTTCGGTGTGCATGAGGGCGTTGGTGATCATCTCGTCGGCGACGAGTTCGATCTCGTCGGCGTTCTCCTTCGCTCCCCAGGCGCGGACGGCGTGCCGAATCATGTGGCGGGCGGCCCTCAGCGCCTCCGGGTCGCCGGGCGGCACGTGTTCGGTGAGCCGGCTGCCGCTCTGCACCGCGCCCGCGCCGCGGCGGCGCAGGAGCAGCAGCGCCACGTCGTCCTCGACGTCGCGTTCCTCGCACGACGCGACGAGCCGGTCCGCGAGCAGGTCGAGGTCGTCGGGGCCCGTGCCGATGAGCGTGGTGAGGGTCTGGAGCCCGTCGTCGAGGTCGGCGCCCGGCTGTTCGACGAGGCCGTCGGTGCACATCACCAGCGCCTCCCCTGGGTCGAGTTCGGCGGTGGTCACCGGGTATTCGAGCCGCCCGAACTCGGCGGACAGGCCGAGCGGGAGCCCGCCCTCCACCGCGAGCCTGCGGCAGTTTCCGCCGGTCAGGCGCAGCAGCGGGTCGAGGTGTCCGGCCCGGACGAGCTGGACGACGCCGGTCGACAGGTCGGCCTCCGCGTACAGGCAGGTCGCGAAGCGGTCGGTGTCGAGTTCGTGCAGGAAGGAGGAGGCGCGGGCCATGACGGTGGCGGGCGTGTGGCCCTCGGCTGCGTAGGCGCGCAGCACGATGCGCAGCTGGCCCATGACGGCGGCGGCGTGCGTGTCGTGTCCCTGTACGTCGCCGATGACCGCGCCGACGCGGCCGCCGGGCAGCGGGATCACGTCGTACCAGTCGCCGCCGATGTCCCGGCCGAGCGAGGCCGCGCGGTAGCGGACGGCGAGGTCGGCGCCCGGCACGTTCGGGATGGTGCGCGGCAGCATGGCCTGCTGGAGGCCCTGGGCGAGGTCCTTCTCCTGCTCGTAGAACATGGCGCGCTGGAGGCTCTGCGCGATGCTGCTGCCGAGCGCGACCATGACGTTGCGCTCGGAGTCCGTGAAGCCCTGGCGGTCGTGGAAGAGCAGGCCGACGACGCCGATGGGCCTGGCCTGCGCGATGAGCGGCAGGTAGGCGGCCGAGGTGATCTCCATGTGGGCGATCCGCGGCCACAGCTCGGGGTAGTCGGCGGCGAACTCCTGCGGTGACTCGATGAAGCGGGGCTGGAGGGTGCGCACGGCCTCGCTCATCGGATACGGGTCGTCGACGCGGGTGGTGTGGATGCCCGGAACGAAGGTGCCCTGGGGCCCCTCGGCGACGAGGTGGATGCGCCCGGACCTGACGAGGCCCATGACGAAGCTGGCCGAGCCGCGTTGGTCGACGCCGTGGGTGTCGCGCAGCACGTCGATGACGTCCTGGACGGTGCGGGCGTGCGCGAGGGCGGCCGTGGTGTTCTGCACGACGCCGGTGTCGCCGCTCCGGAGGGCTCGCCGGGCCTCGCGCTCGGCGTGCACGGTGGCGTCGTTCAGCTCGTCGGTGGCGTCACGGACGATGCCCACGATGCGGCGCGGGCGGCCGTGCTCGTCGCGTCGGATGTAGCCGCGCGTGTGGGTCCAGCGCATCTCGCCCGTGCGGGTGCGGATGCGGAAATACGTCCCGTAGGTCTCCTCGCCGCTCTTCAGGGCCCGCGCCACGAGGCTGTCGAGCCGCCCGCCCTCACTGACCGGCACCCGCAGGGCCAGCGTCTCCGGGTTGCCGTCGTACTCCTCGGGGCGCAGGTCGAAGACCTCGTGGGCCTGGGCGTCCATCGCCATGAGGCCGGTGTCGAGGTCCCAGTCGAAGCTGCCCATGCGCAGGCCCCGGCCGTAGGCCTCCAGAAATCCGCGTGGGGAGTCCTCCGGGCCCTCCCCGCCTGGGGCGTTCCCGGACTCCTCGCCGCCCCCGTTACCCGCGCCCATGGGCCCCACGCTAGGCCGAGCCCCCTTCGCCCGCACGTCGTGACCTTGGCGGGAAACGGGGCACACACTGGTGGCATGGACTGGTTCGGCGCTACGGACTACTGGCTCGCACGCCTGGTGTTCCAGCGGGGCCTCGCGGCGCTCTACCTCGTCGCGTTCGTGGCGGCGGCGCTCCAGTTCAGGGCACTGCTCGGGGAGCGCGGGCTGACGCCGATCCCCCGGTTCGTGGCGCGCGTGCCGTGGCGGGCCGCGCCCTCGCTGTTCCGGCTGCACTACTCGGACCGGTTCTTCGCCGGGTGCGCGTGGGGCGGCGCGGTGGTGGCGGCCGGGCTGCTCGCGGGGGTGGACGGGCTAGTGCCGCTGTGGGCGGCGATGCTGCTGTGGCTGGTGCCGTGGGCGCTGTATCTGTCGATCGTGAACGTGGGCCAGACCTGGTACGGCTTCGGCTGGGAGTCGCTGCTCCTGGAGGTCGGCTTCCTGGCGGTGTTCCTGGGGAACGACGAGGTGGCGCCGCCGGTCCTGGTGCTGTTCCTGCTGCGCTGGGTGCTGTTCCGGCTGGAATTCGGGGCCGGGCTGATCAAGATTCGGGGCGACGCGTGCTGGCGGAAGCTGACCTGCCTCGACTTCCACCACGAGACGCAGCCGATGCCGAACCCGCTGAGCTGGTTCTTCCACCACCTGCCGCGCCCGCTGCACCGGGTGGAGGTCGCGGCCAACCATGTCACCCAGCTGGCGGTCCCCTTCCTCCTCTTCACGCCGCAGCCGGTCGCTACCTGGGCGGCGGCCCTGATGATCGTCACTCAGCTGTGGCTGGTCGCCTCGGGCAACTTCGCGTGGCTGAACTGGCTCGCGATCGCCCTGGCGGCCTCCGCGCTCGACCTGTCCGCGCTGCACACACCGCCCGCGCTCCCCGAGGCGCCGCTCTCGTACGAGATCGTGGTCATCGCCCTCACGGCGGGGGTGGCGGCGCTCAGCTACCGGCCGGTGCGCAATCTGCTCTCGCGCCGCCAGTCCATGAACCGCTCCTACGACTCCCTGCACCTGGTCAACACGTACGGGGCGTTCGGCTCGGTCGGGCGGGTCCGGCAGGAGATCGTGATCGAGGGCACGGCGGATGAGGTGCCGCGCCCCGAATCGGGCTGGCTGGCCTACGAGTTCAAGGGGAAGCCGGGCGATCCGCGCCGGCTGCCGCGCCAGTTCGCGCCGTACCATCTGCGGCTCGACTGGATGATGTGGTTCGCCGCGCTGTCGCCCGCGTACGCCAGATCCTGGTTCCAGGGCCTGGTCGAGCGACTCCTGGAGGGCGACCGGGACACGCTGCGGCTGCTGCGCCACTCCCCCTTCCCCGCCGACGCGCCGCCCGTGCACATCCGGGCGCGCGTGTACCGCTACCGCTTCACGTCGTGGCGTGAGCTGCGGGAGACGGGGGCGTGGTGGGAGCGGACCTACGTACGGGAGTTCCTGCCGCCGACCCGGCTGAGGTAGACGCGGCGGGCGGTGCCCCCGAAGATGTGCGGGTCCGCTCCGCCCACCAACTCCCGTGCCGTGTCGACTACTTGTTGATAGGTGGCCGCGAGCGTGCACACCGGCCAGTCGGAGCCGAACATCACGCGGGCGGGGCCGAAGGCGTCGATGACCGTGTCCGCGTACGGCCGCAGATCCTCGACGGTCCAGCCCGCCCAGTCGGCCTCGGTGACCATACCGGAGAGCTTGCAGACGGTGTTGGGGAGCGCGGCGAGCGCGCGCACGTCGCCCCGCCAGGGGTCGAGCTCCCCCGATGCGATCGGCGGCTTGCCCAAGTGGTCGAGTACGAAGGTGAGTTCGGGGTGTTCGGCGACGGCCTTCACGCAGGCCGGCAGCTGGTGCGGCAGGACCAGCAGGTCGTAGACGAGCCCGGCGTCCGCGACGGCGGCGAGCCCGCGCCGCACGTCGGGGCGGAGCAGCCACTCGGGGTCGGGCTCGCCCTGCACCTGGTGCCGGATGCCCACCAGGTGCCGACCGCCCGGCAGCCCCCGCAGCCGCTCCAGGGTGTCGCCGACGTCGGGCCGGGTCAGATCGGTCCAGCCGACGACCCCCGCGACGAGGTCGCTGCGCTCGGCGAGCGCCAGGAACTCGGGCGTCTCCTCGGCGACGCTGACCGTCTGTACGAGCACGGTGGCGTCGACACCGGCCGCCCGCAGGTCGGGGGCCAGGTCGTCGAGGGTGAACGTGCGGCGTATCGGCGCGAGTTCGGGTCCGGTGATCCAGTCCTGGTCGCGTACGGAGAGGTCCCAGACGTGGTGGTGCGCGTCGACTGTTCCGGGTGTCACGGCAGCTCCCATGCGACGGGCAGTCCGGCGTCGGCGCCTTCGGCGGAGTAGTCGTGGGCGACGTCGAGGAGTTCGTCCATGCGGGCCTGCCAGGCGATGTTCACCGGCAGCTTGTCGAGTTCGGCGAGCATGCGGGCGTAGTCCTCGCACTCGATGACGTGGAACAGGTCGGTGCCGCTGCGCCAGATCGTCCACTGCCGGGCGCCCGCCGCCCGGATCGCGGCGACGAGTTCCTCCGGCACCTCCCGGTGGGCGGCCTCGTACTCGTCGATGAGGTCGGCGCGGACCTTGGTGTGCAGGGCGACTCTCACGTGTGCGGCTCCTGTTCCGAAGGTACGGGCACGTCGGCCGGGAGGAGGTGCCGGTCGCGGGCCTCCTGCCAGAACGCGGCGGGCACGGGGGTGGTGAACTGCTGTGCTGTGTCGGCGACTTCGGCGGCCGAGCGGGTGCCGACGAGCACGCTCGTGACGCCCGGGTGACCGAACGGGAAGGCGAGCGCGGCGGCGCGCAGGGTCGTGCCGTGGCGCTCGGCGAGGTCCTTGAACCGCCTCGCGCGGCGGAGGACCTGGGGCGAGGCCAGGGCGTAATCGAAGGTGCCGCCCTGCTTGGGGTCGGCGAGCAGGCCGGAGTTGAAGACGCCGCCGACGACGACGGAGACGCCGCGTTCGGCGGCCGTGGGCAGCAGCAGCTTCAGGGCACGCTGGTCGAGCAGCGAGTAGCGGCCGGCACACAGCACCACGTCGACATCGGTTTCGCGGACGAAACGGGACAGCATCGCGGACTGGTTCATGCCCGCACCGATGGCGCCGATGAGCCCTTCGCCGCGCAGCCGCTCCAACTCCGGGTAGGCCTCGCCGAACGCCTCCTTCGCGTGGTTGTCGGGGTCGTGGATGTAGGCGACGTCGATGCGGTCGAGCCCGAGGCGGCCGAGGCTCTCCTCGATGGAGCGGCGCACCCCGGCCGCGCTGAAGTCCCACACCCGGCGCGCGGTGGCGGGCACCGCGAAGCCGTGTGCACTGTCGTCGCCGACGGCCTCCCCGTTCGCGGACCGTTCGAGCAGGCGGCCGACCTTGGTGGACAAGGTGTACGAACCCGTGGGCCGGGTGCGCAGAAACTCGCCGATCCGGCGCTCGGACAGGCCGAGGCCGTAGTGCGGCGCCGTGTCGAAGTAGCGCAGGCCCGCGTCCCAGGCCGCGTCCAGGGCGAGGTACGCCTCTTCGTCGCGGACGGGCGTGTAGAGGTTGCCGATGCCCGCGCCGCCGAAGCCGAGTGCGGTGACCGGGACATCGCCGCGGCCGAGTGTGCTGGTGCGCATGCGGATCACTGTTCCACGGGGCGAAGACGCAGCCCCTGCATGCCGCCGTCCACGGCGACGGACGTGCCGGTCGTCGCGCCGGACAGGGGGCTCGCCAAGTGGGCGATGGCGCCCGCGACTTCGGCGGCGGAGACCAAGCGCCCGGTGGGCTGGCGGGCTTCGAGGGCGGCGCGTTCGGCGGCCGGGTCGTCCGCCTTGTCGAGGAGCCGGCCGACCCAGGGGGTGTCGGCGGTGCCGGGGTTGACGCAGTTGACGCGGATGCCCTCGCGTATGTGGTCGGCGGCCATGGCGAGCGTGAGGGAGAGGACCGCGCCCTTGGACGCCGCGTACAGGGCCCGCTGCGGGAGCCCCGCCGTGGCGGCGATGGAGCAGGTGTTGACGATCGCCGCGTGCTCGGAGTCCCGCAGCTTGGGGAGCGCGGCCCGGGCGACGCGGACCATCCCGATGACGTTGACGTCCAGGACACGGTGCCATTCGGCGTCGTCGTTGTCGGCGACGGTGCCCTGGGCGCCGATACCGGCGTTGTTGACGAGTACGTCGAGCCCGCCGAGGTCGCGGGCCGCCGCGGCCACGGCGGCCCGCACGGCGGCGTCGTCGGTGACATCGGCGGCGTATCCGCGCAGCGGCTTCTCCACGTCGGTGATGTCACGGTCGAGCACCGCGACGTCGGCGCCGCGCGCGGCGAGCAGCTCGGCGGTGGCCCGGCCGATGCCGGAGGCGCCGCCCGTGACGAGGGCCTTCAGGCCCGCGAAGTCCTGGACGCTCTGGACGCTGGCATCGCTCATGCGGCGGCTCCGTTCGGGTCGGTGGATCCGGGAGCTTCCGTGGATCCGGGTGCTTGAGTGGCGAGGTCCTTCGCCCAGAACTCGCCGTCCGGGTAGGTGAATTCGGCGATGGACGAGGCGTGCATGGTGGCGGAGAACCCGGGGGCCGCCGGGGCGGCGTAGTGGCCCTGGCGGACGACGACCGGGTCGACGAAGTGCTCGTGCAGATGGTCGACGTACTCGATGACACGGTCCTCGGTGGTGCCCGTCAGGGCGACGAAGTCGAACATCGACAGGTGCTGGACGAGTTCGCACAGGCCCACGCCGCCCGCGTGCGGGCAGACGGGGACGCCGAACTTCGCGGCGAGCAGCAGGATCGCCAGGTTTTCGTTGACGCCGCCGACGCGCGCGGCGTCGATCTGCAGGATGTCGATGGAGCCTGCCTGGAGAAGCTGCTTGAAGACGACGCGGTTCTGCACGTGTTCGCCCGTGGCGACCTTCACCGGGGCGACGCCCCGACGGATCGCCGCGTGGCCCAGGATGTCGTCCGGGCTGGTCGGCTCCTCCACCCAGTACGGCTCGAACTCGGCGAGGGCGTTGGTCCATTGGACGGCGTCGCCGACGTTCCAGCGCTGGTTGGCGTCGACGGCCATGCGGATGTCCGGGCCGACGACCGCGCGGGCGGTGCGGCAGCGGCGGATGTCGTCGTCGAGGTCGGCGCCGACCTTCAGCTTGATCTGGGTGAAGCCGTCGGCGACGGCCTGCCGGGCGAGGCGGGTGAGCTTCTCGTCGCTGTAGCCGAGCCAGCCGGGAGAGGTGGTGTAGCCGGGGTAGCCACGCTCGACGAGGCGCGCGGTGCGGTCGGCGGCGCCCTGCCGCCCCAACTGAAGGAGCTCCAGGGCCTCTTCGGGGGTGAGGGCGTCGGCGATGTAGCGGAAGTCGACCTGGGACACCAGCCACTCGGGGTCCGCCTCGGCGAGCAGCCGCCACAGCGGTTTGGCGGCGCGCTTGGCGGCGAGGTCCCAGGCCGCGTTGACGACGGCGCCGATCGCCATGTGCATCACGCCCTTCTCGGGCCCGAGCCACCGCAGTTGGCTGTCGCCGATCAGGTCGCGGTTGAGGCTGCCGGGGTCGGCGCACAGCGCGTCGAGCGGGCGGCCGACGACGTGGTGGCTCAGTGCGCGGATCGCGGCGACCTGGACGTCGTTGCCGCGCCCGATGGTGAAGGTGAACCCGTGCCCCTCGTGTCCGTCGGGGTCGTCGGTGCGCAGCACGACGTACGCGGCGGAGTAGTCGGGGTCGGGGTTCATGGCGTCGGAGCCGTCCAGCTCCCGGGAGGTCGGGAACCGGATGTCGTACGTGTCGACGGCGGTGACGCGGGGCGAGGTGGAGGACACGTGCTGCCTTTCGGGCGGGGGCGGAGGCACTGCGGGGTCAGTCCTGGGCGCGGCCGGTGGTGACACGGGCGACCATGAGGGCGAGCAGGATGATTCCGCCGTAGATGGCCTGGATCCAGAAGGACGGCACCTGGGCGAGGGTCAGCATGTTCTGTACGACACCGAGCAGGAGTACGCCGGTCAGGGCGCCGAACATGGTGCCCTTGCCGCCGTCGAGGCTGATGCCTCCGATGACCGCGGCGGCGAACACCGTGAAGATCATGTTGTTGCCCTGGTTGGCGCTGATGGCACCCACGTATCCGGTCTGCATGATGCCGCCGACGGAGGCGAGGACACCCGCGACCACGAAGACACCGAGCATGACGCGCTCGACGCGGATGCCCGCGGCGCGCGCGGCCTCGGCGTTGCCGCCGATCGCGTACAGGGCACGGCCCACGCGGTGGTACTTGAGGATGAGCCCAGCGACGCCGAACGCGATCGCGGCGAACCACACCGACATCGGGACCCGCAGGAACGTGGAGGTGGCGAGCGCGAAGAACGCGTCGGGCATTCCGAACAGCGTCTTGCCCTTGGTCGCCCCGACGAGCAGTCCGCGCAGCACGATCAGCATCGCGAGCGTCACGATGAACGCGTTGAGCTTCAGCTTGACGACGAGCACACCGTTGAAGGCGCCGATGCAGGCTCCGGCCACCAGCACCGCCAACAGCGAGACGGCGACGGGGAATTCGGTCCCGAACCCGGACTGCGCGACGGGCAGCACGAGCAGGGCGCCGAAGGCCGGCGCGATGCCGACGACCGATTCCAGCGACAGGTCGAACTTGCCGCTGATGAGCACGAGCGACTCGGCGAGCACCACCATCGCGAGGGCGGCGGAGGAGCCGAGGATGGAGATGATGTTCTGCTCGGTGAGGAACGAGTCGTTGAGGACGGAGCCGAGGATCAGGAGCAGCAACAGGGCGGGTACGAGGGCGAGTTCGCGGGCGCGGCGTAGGAGGACGTTCTTGGCACTATTAAGCCCCTGCGGCGATTGAGCAGCGGGGTCCGGGGCAGAGCCCCGCGGCCTGGGCCGCATGGCGACCGGAGCTTTACGGGTTGACGTCACTGGAAACCCCCTCGATCGACGCGATCAATTCCTGGTCCGCCCACCCCGCCGCGTGCTCCGCGACAACACGCCCGTGGAAAAGCACAAGCACCCGGTCGCACCGCCGCAGGTCGTCGAGCTCGTCGGACACGACGAGGACCGCCGTGCCGTCGTCCCGCGCGCTGTCCACCCGCCGCAGCAGCGACTCCTTGGACTTCACGTCGACGCCGGCCGTCGGATTGATCAGCACGAGCAACCGCGGGTCAGAGGCGAGCGCACGGGCCATCACCACCTTCTGCGCATTGCCACCGGACAGATCGGACACGAGCTGGTCCGGCCCCTCCGTATGGATGTCGAGCCGCTGGATCAGCTCACGGGCGAACCGCCGGCGGCTCTCCGTTCCGATGAACCCGCGCCGGCCGAGCCGCCCGAGCACCGACAGCGTGGAGTTGTCACCGATGGACATCCCGGTGACGAGCCCCTGGTCGTGCCGGTCGCGCGGGACACACCCCACACCCGCGGCGAGCGCGGCGGACACGTCCCCGAAGGGCAGCACGCGCCCGTCGAGCCGGGCGGTGCCCGACGTGGGCGTGTGCAGTCCGGCGAGGGACTCCGCCAGCGCGATCTTGCCGCTGCCGCTGGAGCCCGCGAGCCCGACGACCTCGCCGCGCCGCACGGTCAGATCCACGTCCTCGTACGTGTCCGAGGTCAACCCCACCACCTCCAGGACGACGGGCTCGACCGCCTCCTCGGCCGCCTGCTCGACGACCGCCTCCGCCGCGGCCGCCGCCTGTTCCGCGACCGCCTCCCCCGCCATCGCCTCGACGAGGGCGGGCCGCGGCAGTTCGGCGACGGGGGCGGTGGTGATCCAGCGGGCGTCACGCAGCACGGTGACCGTCTGGCACACCTCGTACACCTCCTGGAGGTGGTGCGAGATGAACAGGAAGGTGACGCCCGATTCCTGGAGCGCCCGCATGCGGTCGAAGAGCCGCTCGATCTCGCGGTTGTCGAGCTGCGCGGTCGGCTCGTCGAGCACGATGAACCGGGCGCCGCCGCTCAACGCCCGCGCGATCTCGACCATTTGCCGGTCCTCGACCTTGAGGTCGGCGGTGCGCGCGCCGGGATCGACGCGCACGCCCCACGTGTCGAGCAGTTCCCGGGCCTCGGCGTCGAGCTTCTTCCAGCTGAAGAAGCCGCTCCGGGCGCCCGGCTGCCGGTTCAGGAACAGGTTCTCCGCGACGGTCAACTCGGGGATGACCGTGGGCTTTTGGTAGACGCAGGCGACCTTGGCGCGCCATGCTTCCCGGTCGCCGAGCGGCGGCGCGGGCTCCCCGTCGAAGGTGAGCTCGCCCGCGTCGGCGGC
Protein-coding sequences here:
- a CDS encoding Fpg/Nei family DNA glycosylase; the protein is MPELPEVEALKDFLTEHLVGHDIVRVLPVAVSVLKTYDPPPTALEGRTVTAVTRHGKFLDVSTGDGPHLVTHLARAGWLHWKERLPDGPPKPGKGPLALRIALETGEGFDLTEAGTTKKLAVYVVGDPGDVPGIARLGPDPLADDFDEAAFAELLKGERRQIKGALRDQSLIAGIGNAYSDEILHTARMSPFKPTSGLSAEDVHTLYEAMRTTLTEAVERSRGVAAGKLKAEKKSGLRVHGRAGEKCPVCGDTVREVSFSDSALQYCPTCQTGGKPLADRRMSRLLK
- a CDS encoding lipase maturation factor family protein; its protein translation is MDWFGATDYWLARLVFQRGLAALYLVAFVAAALQFRALLGERGLTPIPRFVARVPWRAAPSLFRLHYSDRFFAGCAWGGAVVAAGLLAGVDGLVPLWAAMLLWLVPWALYLSIVNVGQTWYGFGWESLLLEVGFLAVFLGNDEVAPPVLVLFLLRWVLFRLEFGAGLIKIRGDACWRKLTCLDFHHETQPMPNPLSWFFHHLPRPLHRVEVAANHVTQLAVPFLLFTPQPVATWAAALMIVTQLWLVASGNFAWLNWLAIALAASALDLSALHTPPALPEAPLSYEIVVIALTAGVAALSYRPVRNLLSRRQSMNRSYDSLHLVNTYGAFGSVGRVRQEIVIEGTADEVPRPESGWLAYEFKGKPGDPRRLPRQFAPYHLRLDWMMWFAALSPAYARSWFQGLVERLLEGDRDTLRLLRHSPFPADAPPVHIRARVYRYRFTSWRELRETGAWWERTYVREFLPPTRLR
- a CDS encoding L-fuconate dehydratase, which translates into the protein MSSTSPRVTAVDTYDIRFPTSRELDGSDAMNPDPDYSAAYVVLRTDDPDGHEGHGFTFTIGRGNDVQVAAIRALSHHVVGRPLDALCADPGSLNRDLIGDSQLRWLGPEKGVMHMAIGAVVNAAWDLAAKRAAKPLWRLLAEADPEWLVSQVDFRYIADALTPEEALELLQLGRQGAADRTARLVERGYPGYTTSPGWLGYSDEKLTRLARQAVADGFTQIKLKVGADLDDDIRRCRTARAVVGPDIRMAVDANQRWNVGDAVQWTNALAEFEPYWVEEPTSPDDILGHAAIRRGVAPVKVATGEHVQNRVVFKQLLQAGSIDILQIDAARVGGVNENLAILLLAAKFGVPVCPHAGGVGLCELVQHLSMFDFVALTGTTEDRVIEYVDHLHEHFVDPVVVRQGHYAAPAAPGFSATMHASSIAEFTYPDGEFWAKDLATQAPGSTEAPGSTDPNGAAA
- a CDS encoding sugar ABC transporter ATP-binding protein; this translates as MTAATPPLVEARGIVKRYGPTVALADGRLTVRAGESHALVGRNGAGKSTLVQVLTGLQAADAGELTFDGEPAPPLGDREAWRAKVACVYQKPTVIPELTVAENLFLNRQPGARSGFFSWKKLDAEARELLDTWGVRVDPGARTADLKVEDRQMVEIARALSGGARFIVLDEPTAQLDNREIERLFDRMRALQESGVTFLFISHHLQEVYEVCQTVTVLRDARWITTAPVAELPRPALVEAMAGEAVAEQAAAAAEAVVEQAAEEAVEPVVLEVVGLTSDTYEDVDLTVRRGEVVGLAGSSGSGKIALAESLAGLHTPTSGTARLDGRVLPFGDVSAALAAGVGCVPRDRHDQGLVTGMSIGDNSTLSVLGRLGRRGFIGTESRRRFARELIQRLDIHTEGPDQLVSDLSGGNAQKVVMARALASDPRLLVLINPTAGVDVKSKESLLRRVDSARDDGTAVLVVSDELDDLRRCDRVLVLFHGRVVAEHAAGWADQELIASIEGVSSDVNP
- a CDS encoding amidohydrolase family protein — protein: MGAAVTPGTVDAHHHVWDLSVRDQDWITGPELAPIRRTFTLDDLAPDLRAAGVDATVLVQTVSVAEETPEFLALAERSDLVAGVVGWTDLTRPDVGDTLERLRGLPGGRHLVGIRHQVQGEPDPEWLLRPDVRRGLAAVADAGLVYDLLVLPHQLPACVKAVAEHPELTFVLDHLGKPPIASGELDPWRGDVRALAALPNTVCKLSGMVTEADWAGWTVEDLRPYADTVIDAFGPARVMFGSDWPVCTLAATYQQVVDTARELVGGADPHIFGGTARRVYLSRVGGRNSRT
- a CDS encoding SDR family NAD(P)-dependent oxidoreductase is translated as MSDASVQSVQDFAGLKALVTGGASGIGRATAELLAARGADVAVLDRDITDVEKPLRGYAADVTDDAAVRAAVAAAARDLGGLDVLVNNAGIGAQGTVADNDDAEWHRVLDVNVIGMVRVARAALPKLRDSEHAAIVNTCSIAATAGLPQRALYAASKGAVLSLTLAMAADHIREGIRVNCVNPGTADTPWVGRLLDKADDPAAERAALEARQPTGRLVSAAEVAGAIAHLASPLSGATTGTSVAVDGGMQGLRLRPVEQ
- a CDS encoding SpoIIE family protein phosphatase, with the protein product MGAGNGGGEESGNAPGGEGPEDSPRGFLEAYGRGLRMGSFDWDLDTGLMAMDAQAHEVFDLRPEEYDGNPETLALRVPVSEGGRLDSLVARALKSGEETYGTYFRIRTRTGEMRWTHTRGYIRRDEHGRPRRIVGIVRDATDELNDATVHAEREARRALRSGDTGVVQNTTAALAHARTVQDVIDVLRDTHGVDQRGSASFVMGLVRSGRIHLVAEGPQGTFVPGIHTTRVDDPYPMSEAVRTLQPRFIESPQEFAADYPELWPRIAHMEITSAAYLPLIAQARPIGVVGLLFHDRQGFTDSERNVMVALGSSIAQSLQRAMFYEQEKDLAQGLQQAMLPRTIPNVPGADLAVRYRAASLGRDIGGDWYDVIPLPGGRVGAVIGDVQGHDTHAAAVMGQLRIVLRAYAAEGHTPATVMARASSFLHELDTDRFATCLYAEADLSTGVVQLVRAGHLDPLLRLTGGNCRRLAVEGGLPLGLSAEFGRLEYPVTTAELDPGEALVMCTDGLVEQPGADLDDGLQTLTTLIGTGPDDLDLLADRLVASCEERDVEDDVALLLLRRRGAGAVQSGSRLTEHVPPGDPEALRAARHMIRHAVRAWGAKENADEIELVADEMITNALMHTEGPAIVTLRVLTGADRRLRVDVEDTSSALPRRREAGEDGVSGRGLFLVDQLADVWGVEARGGGKCVWCEFVVPTRE
- a CDS encoding L-rhamnose mutarotase — encoded protein: MRVALHTKVRADLIDEYEAAHREVPEELVAAIRAAGARQWTIWRSGTDLFHVIECEDYARMLAELDKLPVNIAWQARMDELLDVAHDYSAEGADAGLPVAWELP
- a CDS encoding aldo/keto reductase, with product MRTSTLGRGDVPVTALGFGGAGIGNLYTPVRDEEAYLALDAAWDAGLRYFDTAPHYGLGLSERRIGEFLRTRPTGSYTLSTKVGRLLERSANGEAVGDDSAHGFAVPATARRVWDFSAAGVRRSIEESLGRLGLDRIDVAYIHDPDNHAKEAFGEAYPELERLRGEGLIGAIGAGMNQSAMLSRFVRETDVDVVLCAGRYSLLDQRALKLLLPTAAERGVSVVVGGVFNSGLLADPKQGGTFDYALASPQVLRRARRFKDLAERHGTTLRAAALAFPFGHPGVTSVLVGTRSAAEVADTAQQFTTPVPAAFWQEARDRHLLPADVPVPSEQEPHT
- a CDS encoding ABC transporter permease, with the protein product MRPRPRGSAPDPAAQSPQGLNSAKNVLLRRARELALVPALLLLLILGSVLNDSFLTEQNIISILGSSAALAMVVLAESLVLISGKFDLSLESVVGIAPAFGALLVLPVAQSGFGTEFPVAVSLLAVLVAGACIGAFNGVLVVKLKLNAFIVTLAMLIVLRGLLVGATKGKTLFGMPDAFFALATSTFLRVPMSVWFAAIAFGVAGLILKYHRVGRALYAIGGNAEAARAAGIRVERVMLGVFVVAGVLASVGGIMQTGYVGAISANQGNNMIFTVFAAAVIGGISLDGGKGTMFGALTGVLLLGVVQNMLTLAQVPSFWIQAIYGGIILLALMVARVTTGRAQD